CATACCTGCTCGATTGGGCCGGTGACAGGCCAAGCCAATGACCTCAGCGGTACAAGCCGTACAGTCAATGCCTTTGAGTATGCCACCAACAATTTTGTGCTGCTCAACATGGCAAAATCTATGTACCACGGCTCTAGCAGCAACCCACAAAATGGAGATGGTTATATCATTACCGCTGACTTCAATAATACCTCTACGCAAAACCCATCCTACAATGAAATCACTTCCGGCAATAAAAACAGCTGGAATGCGACTGCCGTTTCTGCGCATTATAATGCAGGCGTAGCGTATGATTATTTTCTCAATACATTCGGCAGGGTTTCGATCAATGGTGACAGCGGAGACATCGTTTCATTTATCAATGTTCAGGATGAAAATGGCCCGATGGACAATGCTTTCTGGAATGGGGCAGCGATGTTTTATGGCAATGGCAACCAGGCATTTACTCCTTTAGCCAAATCGCTTGATGTCGGCGGGCATGAAATGACGCACGGGGTGGTTCAAAGTACTGCCAACCTCGAATATCAGGGACAGTCCGGTGCACTCAATGAATCCTTTGCCGATGTATTTGCCGTCCTGATCGACCGCGATGACTGGACGCTGGGTGAGACGGTTGTCAAAACGGCTGTATTTCCCTCCGGTGCATTGCGCAGTATGTCTGACCCGCACAACGGGGGTTCTGGTCTCAACAGCAATGGCTGGCAACCCAAACATATGAACGAACTCTATACCGGTACACAGGATAATGGCGGGGTACATATCAACAGCGGTATTCCCAACCACGCTTTTTATCTGATTGCAACGGCTATAGGAAAAGAAAAGGCAGAGCAGATTTACTATAAAACACTGAAAGACTGGCTGACGCGATCCTCCAAATTTGTGGATCTCCGGGTAGGGGTGCTCAACGCCGCCAATACGGTTGCAGGGGTAACGGCAGCAGATAAAACAGCCATCTCCAATGCATTTGATCAGGTAGGAATTCCCGGCCCCGGTGGAAGCGGCGGTAGTGGGGGTGGTACCAATGGCCAAAACTACCAGTACCAATTGCCCATAAACCCCGGGCCTGACTTTATCGTGAGTACGGACGTCAATAATGGAGATCCGGTAGAATTATATATTTCCAGCACTACAGGTACCAATTTTCAGGCACTCAGCAATACTACACCCTATAGTAAAATCAGTGTTACGGATGATGGCAGCGAAGGCTATTTTGTCGGCGACGATCACCATATCTATGGCTTGTACCTGAATGCTGCTAATCCTCAGCAGACCAAACTAACTACATCACCAGAATGGGACAATGTTGCCATTTCCAAAGACGGGTCACGCCTTGCAGCGATTTCCAATTCGATTGATACTTCGATCTATGTATTTAATCTGGCTGCTAATCCAATTACAGGCGTAAAATTCCGTCTCTACAATCCGACATTTGCCCAGGGCGTCAGCACAGGTGATGTCTTGTATGCCGATGCGATCGAATGGGATTATTCGGGCGAATATATCATGTACGATGCGTACAACGAGATTACCAATGTTTCCGGCACAAACCTCGAATACTGGGATGTCTCATTTATCAGAGCATGGAACAATGCCACCAATAACTATGGAGATGGTACCGTCTCCAAACTTTTTTCCAATCTGGATGAGGGGGAAAGTGTGGGCAATCCGGTATTTTCCAAAAATTCGGCAGCGGTCATTGCCTTTGACTATTTTAATACCATTGACGGCACAAACTATCTCCTTGGAGCTAACATCGAAACAGGTGACATTGGTACCATTTTCCAGAATGACCGTCTCAGCTATCCGAGTTATTCGAAGGCAGATGATAAGGTGATATTTAATGCACAGACGAATACAGGTGTCGAAGTTGTCGCTGTGATTGGACTGGCCGCAAACAAAATCAGCTCTGCCGGTAATGCTACGGGACTGATCAGCGATGGGAAATGGGGGGTATGGTATGCACAAGGTAATCGCAATATCAATATTGCGATTGAAGATGAACTGCCGGTGGATGGAAATATCCGCCTGTACCCAAACCCTGTGGTGAGTAACATGAATCTTGAGTTTGATCTGAAACAGCCTGGTGTCGTACGTACAGAAATCATGGATCTCGCCGGTAGAATTGTCAGCAAATCCGCCTCAGAAAGATGGACAGCGGGACCGGTTTCGCTGACACTTTCGCTCGAAAATCATCCTGCTGGCGCCTATTTTGTGCGAATTTGGGTTGACAATGCCGCCAAAACCTTGAAGGTGATCAAGTCCGAATAACGATTATTGAGTTCCCCCCATCTGCATAGGCATTTGGTTGAGATTAAACTCCATTCGGAGCGGGCCATAACCCAGATCCACAGCCGTTTTGCCTTTCAGATTGGGGGAAATATTTTGCCCTGTCAAGAGTCCCAGCATACCTTCTGCACCTTGTGCCCATGAAAGGGTCATGATGACTGTCATCTCTTTGCTTTGCCCCGGGCCAACCGAAGGGTTGTTGTTGCCGGGAGCAACTTCAAAACTAACCGGCGAATAAGTAGCATTTCCCGCCACGAGTTGTGCTTCTGTCAGGAGGCTGGGTGCCTCAATGGAAAACTGATTGTGGTTGATAAACCGGAAAGGAATTTCCACCTTCAGCCCTGTAACACCGGCGCCGGGAAAAACAACCAGCGGCTCTGCATTTTTGAAGGCAGTCCACTGTGTCTTAAGCAGATTGAGGTTGGTCTGCGAATTGGGAATCAGTTTGCTTACGATCTGCTCAAATACCGGGTCACCCTCCTCCGGTGGTGAAAGTAATTCGCCTTTCATGGTGTTCCAATAGCCGTTCATCTGGTTTCTTTGTCCTCCATCTGGGAAACTCACATTGATAAAGTTTGCTACTGCGTCGGAAAACATATCGATGCATGGGCGGGGCTGAGGAAAATGAGGACATTGGAGTTGTTTCAGCTCAGAAATAAATGGATAGATCAGATCTTTTTCCAATTGTGCCGTCATGATCTGATCTACAAATGGGGTGATAGCGTCCTGATAAATACCGAGGTTCAGTGTGTCCATTTTTCCAAGAAAATGCACTTTTGCCGGGCGTGAGGAAAGACTTACGGAGGGTAGGGCAGGGAGGCGAATGGTATCTCCAAAGGCAAATTCGAGGGTATGTTCGCCAAGTTTTTCTTTAAGTACGTCTTTCAGATTGAGGGCTTCGGTGATTTGGTTTTGTGGAAGGGCAACACCAAAGTTGGCGAGTTCGTCAGCAAAATCGGAAAGGTCGAGTTTAATGACAGACTCAAATTCGAAGTAATTGTCTTTTCCCAGCACATTCCAGGTTTTGAAAATCCCTTCCGGATTAAGGTCGAGGGTAAAGGTGTAGGTTTCGATTTTCTGGGCTTTTGGGGGCACGGAGAAAGCCGGGTGATTGCCGATTTGCCCGGGAATTTTTTTTCCATTGAGTTTGAGCGTAACCTGATGTTCGGGAATGGTGAGATTTTTGTTGAATGGATTGCGAAAAAGGAACCTCAATCCCAGGTTTAGTTTGATATCGGTGAGCTGAGAGCCAGGCTGAATGTTTTGAATATCAATCCCCCGGAATCCCACGGTGGGCACGGTATCCTGGAGGCGGAGGATTTTTGGGGAGCAGGATAGAAGGGTACAAAGTGCGGTGAGAAGGCACAATGTGATGACTGAAAAATCAGGTTTGTGATACATATCAGGTAAGATCAGGGTTGGTGGAAGATGTACCCGAAATGTAAAAAAAGTTACCATGGAAAAACAAAAAACCCCCGGGAGGTTATCCCGGAGGCCGATTAAAAAGGACTACTACTACTCGCGAGATGTAGGGGAAGGATTCGAACCTTCATGAGGTGGTTAGGCTCCCCCACCAATATGGGGGGGAGCTTTATCCCAAACCCTCGCCCCCGAGACAGGAGGGTATGGCTACCGATTTTCATCACCCTACATTGAATACTTAAATCAAACTATGGCATGGCTGAAAGAACTTTTATTGTGTGTGTTGTGCCCTGTTGTATGATACAATATTACAGCCCTTTTTGCGATATTGCAAATATTTTTAAAAAATTATGAAAATTTTTTACCGAAAGGGGATTAAAATTACAATTAATTAATGTAAAAATCACTTTCATTTTTGTATACAACAGATAATCAGGCAGTTAGTCAAAACTGCGTTTCGTTAGTTGTTCCGGGTTAGCAAATTGGAAAATTATTGGCCATTATCTGCGGATTCCGCAAGGGGAGGCATTTCTGGCAATATGGGCTCCTGGGGTAATACTGGTGTAGCGTTTTTTTGGTCCAACAGGAGATTGAGTTTGCGGTTAATTTCTTCAATTTGAAGCACCATATTGTCGTTGTTGTCCCTGACCATTTCCTCCACAAAAATTGCATTCACAATAGAGAGCCCAAATAACCCGCCCGAGATGACAATGGTAATGAAGTAGAGTTTGGTAAAAAACACACCGATCGGGCTCATATTGGAGTTTTTTATCAGTTCCTCCGGTACTTCATACCATCCTTCAATGGTGAATATTTTAAAAATATTGTAAAAAGAAATCAGTGGATCGCCAAACTGATCGGGAGCAATACCCTGAAACATCCTGCAACTGACCAAAGAGATCACAAAACTGTAAATGAAAAAGGCCAGCAGCACAAATATGGAAGCGTGAAAGGCTCTTCGCACACCCGCAATCAGTTCCTGAATATTGGGGATAAATTTGATGAACTTAAAAAACCTCACCATTCGTATTACGCGGAACACAAACAGGATCGAAAAGTTGGGGAAATTGGATTCAAAAAGGAGTAGAAAAGAGGGAATGCTCATGATCAATATCGCCAAATCAAACTTATTCCACCCTGAGCTGATATATTGCCGCCACCCGCTCATACTGATCTTCGTGACAGCTTCCATCAGAAAATAAAACAAAAAGACTGCATCCAATGCTTCAAGTAGCAGCATCAGGTCAGGTTTTAAGTCAAATGAGAGCAAAAAAAGAATTACCGCATTCAGGCTGATCACCATGGCGACAGGCCTGTCATGGGTAAATAAGTGTTCCAGCTTCGATTTCATGGCAATCACAGAATTCCAATCGGCGTAAAACTACAATTTTTCCTGAACTCTTTTGCTCCCCCTGGTTTTTTGCCAGACAGAATCAGCCGTTCATGAGCAATTTCCGTCCGTTCAACACAACCGGGATTTGCATGTAAGATTTTTCCCTAAATTGTACTTATAAACAAAGGCAAATACTACTGCCCAATACAATAAATAAGAACTGCTCTTAGAGCCGCTATACAAAAACGATGCAAACAATGGTCAAAAACTCCCGCAGGACATAAGAAGTTTGCATTAGGTTTTTACATAGCAGTATTAGCCGGACCCCGCTGACCATTGGTTGGTGGGGTTCCTTTTTTCAGGGCCCGGCCTTGAGAGGAAATTATTTGGTTAACCCCCGGGCAATCACGATTTTCTGGATTTCGCTGGTTCCCTCGTAGATTTGAGTGATCTTGGCGTCTCTCAACATCCTTTCGACGTGATATTCCTTGACATAGCCGTTTCCTCCATGAATCTGTATGGCTTCATCGGCACAAAACATTGCGGTTTTGGAGGCATAGAGCTTGGCCATAGCTGCGGAGACTTTGTATTCCCTTCCGGCATCTTTTTCTGTAGCTGCTTTCCAGATCAGAAATTTGGCGGCTTCGATTTCTGTTGCCATTTCGGCCAGTTTAAACTGTATGGCCTGATGGTTTTTGATTTCTGTACCAAATGATTTTCGGATATGGGAATAGGCCAGTGCCAGCTCATAAGCACCTGTGGCAATGCCCAGCGCCTGCGATGCAATACCAATACGGCCACCATTCAGGGTTTTCATGGCAAACACAAAGCCGAAGCCATCTTCCCCGATACGGTTTTCTTTAGGTACTTTTACTTCGTTGAAGTTGAGGGAATGGGTATCAGATCCTCTGATTCCCAGTTTATTTTCTTTGGGCCCCAGTTCAAAGCCTTCCATTCCTTTTTCCACAATCAGGCAATTGATCCCTCTATGGCCTTTTTCTCTGTCGGTATGGGCCATGACGAGGTACGTATCTGCAATGGAGGCATTGGTGATCCAGTTTTTGGTGCCGGTAAGCACATAATGATCGCCTTTGTCTATAGCGGTGGTACGTTGCTGGGTAGCGTCGCTTCCTGCCTCTGGTTCTGAAAGGCAAAACGCTCCGATATGTTCACCTGAGGCAATTTTTGTCAGATACTTTTGTTTCTGGTCTTCATTGGCAAATTTTTCCATTCCCCAGGCAACGAGGGAGTTGGTGACGGATAAAATGACGGCGGCTGATGCATCCCATTTGGCGATTTCGGTAAGGGCAAGTACATAAGACATTGTATCCATACCTCCTCCGCCATACTGAGGATTTACCATCATTCCCATCAGGCCCAGCTCTGCCATGCGGTTGAGCAGTTCTTTGGGGAAATATTGTTTTTCATCGCGATCAATCACCCCCGGCTTGAGTTCATTTTCTGCAAAGTCCCGGGCCATTTGTTGCACCATCAGGTGCTCTTCTGTTAATTCAAAATTCATTGGGCGAGTAGTTTGGAATAAAACTGCAAAACTAAGATTTTTCGGGCATTATCTCTCCATCCTTTTCCAACTGTTTTCTGATTTCTCTTGCTGCCTGCCTTGTCATATGAAATCCCAGGGAGCGGTAAGCCTCAAACTGTGCATCATCAAAAAACTGGTCTGCCGTGGTCTGGTGTGGGAAATCGGGGTATTTGCTGTGATAGTTGGAGGCACTTACCGGCAGTATTTCCTGATTCAGCGAAGACTTAATGTAGAAAATTGTGCCAAATGTGCGGTCAGGATAACCGATTTTGCCAATGACTACAGACCGCGGGCTCCGGGTGATTTTTCCCGGCTCGGGTTGAGATGGAATCAGCGGGCTGAGATCTATTTCTATATCGATATTTTCCTCAATATTGGCCATCCGTATGGCATGACTGAAAGACTCAAACAGAAAATCCCGGTCTTCTTCAAAATCGCAGATGATGATATATTTACATCTTCGCTGCAATAGCGGCAGGAGGCCGAGATTATCTCCGGTATGGCCTCCGTCGGATACATTTACCAGTCGTCGGTCAGCCGTCAGTAAACCCGAAAGTTCCTGAACCAGATAATACGGCCAGAAAGTATATTTCCATTTAGGGTTTTTCCAGTTGGGATCTCCATAGTTTCTGTATCGCCAGGGGTTTTCTGTCCAGTACCCCAATCGAAGGTTGAGCAACGTCGTAATGAAGGTTTGGGCAAAATAGCTTGACATGCCCATACCCGAACTTACGGCGGCAGCCGAAATGGTCATAGCCCGGGCCAGTTTGGTAGATCCATCGCGGTAAATATCTGATCGAACAAACCCGGTGCTGTAAGACCCTGTGTAGTTTCTGGAAAAAATAAAATGGTCTGACTTGAGATCTTTGCGTGTCAGCTCATTGGATCCCTGAAGGTTGACGGCTGTTACGATCAGATGATAGGGGCTTTTGGGATTGGGTTTCCATACGGTACCGTCAGGGTCGGTTCTGTTTTCCGGGTCTGTGTTTTGAACGGCCGTTCGCTCCGCAATCTGTTGCCATCCCAAATCTTTGATAGCAATATTTTCATCGTTGCGGAGGTTTACCAGCGGCATTCCCTGCCGTGTTGGTTTATCCCGGATCACCCTTCCATCAGTCTTCAAAAAGGCTTCGGATAGCCGGTCTCTGTAAAAATAATGTAACGAAAGCCGGTTTGAATTGACAAACATACCCAATCCGATAAACAGGAAAAGTGATCCGCCAAAAAACCAGCCAGGCAGATAAATGTCATTACTTTTGGTTATCAGGATACTCGTAATCGCTGAAGCTGCCAATACCACAAACAGGATCATGGACAGGGTAATGGCCGGAATTTTTAATTTTTGTAAAAGGCTCGCCAAAAATCCTTCTCCTTTAACATTTCCGGAGACTGCCAGGTACCCAACCCCAATAGATGCCAGAGACGAAATACTGGAAGTCAGGGTCATGAACAGTTTGTTGAAAAAGAAGCTAAAAGAAAACAACAGCAAAATACCTATTGGCATCGCTATGGAAATCACTAAAGCATAAAGCGCGCCACCGCGCAATACGCCATCGAGTGACCGGGCGATACGTGTATGACGAGAAGGGAAATTGGTAAATGGAAGGAAAAGATAAATCGCAAGAAACAGGCCTGCTGCAAATGCTGCCGGTAGGCCAAATATAATCCAGTAGTCGTTTTGGGTGATTTGACCGGTTGCCATTCCCTGAAACCACAGAACCACCGTGAGTATGGGCCCTCCCAGGATTCCTGCCAGGTTGTACCGGCGGGTAAACAGCATTTCATAATAATTTTCAAGGGTATGTCCCGACCGGGTTTGTTTCGCCATATTTCCCTTTTTTAACTCTTCCCGGGCTTTTTCCAGTTTTTGGAGAATATTTCCCACCCGGGAAATAAAGTACAGGCCCGTAACCACACCCAGAATGGCCATAATCGCCGGAATGATACTATGCTCTGCCAGCTTATCATTGATCTTGGCGATGAATACAACTACATAATCATGCCAAAAGCTCCCCAACTGTTCCGGCAGTGTCATCGCAGCCACACCTTCAGCCTGTACGGGGTAAAGTTGCGCCTGATATTCTTTGAGCTCAGTGAAAAAATCTCCTCCTGAGATATAGTCAAAAACAATATAATTGATCGAAACAAATACGGTCAGTGCCAGCGAAAAAAGCAGGATATTGTGGATAATACCCGCAAATACTGCCCCCACGAGCCTTTGAATGGAAGAACTGAAAATACTTTTCTCAGTGGAAAGATATTCTCCATGGGACCGCAGATGATGAATCTGGTGGCGGGCATCTATTTTGACTTTGTCGGGTCGTGTATAGCCAATTACCAATTCATCCGGAGCATTTTTTTTCGCATCAGGGGTTTCGGGCTCCATTTGAGAAGGCATCCAGCGGGGACGCGACTCCGGGAATGCGTTGGATAGCGGTTGTTCGGCGGGGGTTGATTCTGCTGGTTTGGTTTCGATCAGCAGCACCAGTGGCGAGGTATCTGTGTCCAGGCCGGGAATCGCCTTTTGGGCTTCTTCTTCTGAAAAGTTGTCGGGGTGAATAAATTTTTCAGAAGGATTATTCATTAATGTTGAAAGGCAGGAGGCCATATATCCGCCGCCGGAAACAGAACTCATGTAGTCCACCTTGCGAAGGATTCCCTCTACAATGAGTTTTTGAAATACGCCAAGGGTAAGAGTTGCCGCGCGAATTCCTCCCCCTGAAATCGCCATGCCCCAGATATTTTTCAGATCAGTATCTGTGTCTTCGGGATGGGATTCACCATAATGTTCCCGCCGTTGGCGGATATATAACTTTTCGGATTCGATGACTTCCTTCAGGTCGGAAGTATAGGCAGGGAACTCAGATAATGCAGATCGCTTCGACATAACCGGATTGAGGATACTAATAATGTAACAATGGGGTTGCTTAAAATGTTACAAGTGCGATATGAGCCAGGTGGTGGCGGCAGTGCCATTCGTAGAGCCCCAGCATATGATCAAGGTCTATTTTGCCTTGTTCGGGGTGGGTAAGTCTGGTCTCAAAATCACTTTCTGTCATTTGGTTGAGCATCGCTACCCAGCGCGCATGCAGCCCTTCCAGTAATGTCAGCGAATAGCTTACCGGGCCATGAGCCGCCTCCGGCATTTCTGCCCAGGCCTTCTGGTTGTAGGTCTTAATCAGGGGCTCATCTTCGGTGAGGGTCCACTTAAACCTTATATAACTATTGAGGTGACTGTCAGCCATATGATGTACGACTTGTCTGATCGTCCATCCTTCGGGACGGTAAGGCGTATCAAGCTGAGAATCGGAAAGATGTTGAACCAATTGCCGTACCCGGGCGGGCGTTTCAGCTATGGTCTGAATCATCGTTTTTCTCTGATCTGGTGTCAGTCTGCCGGGTCTGGAAAATCGTCCGACAGGATAACGCAGGTGTTCAAGTTGGTCTTCGCTCATATAGGTTGTTTCATCAAAAATATATTGTGAACTTAACCTTTTGGGAGCGTAAAGAAAAATGTTGTACCTAAACCCGGCTGAGATTCTGCCCATATTTTTCCTTTGTGCCGGTCAACGATTTGCTGACAGATTGCAAGGCCTACACCATCTCCCGTGTATTTGTCTTGTGAATGTAGTCTTTTGAACATTTCAAATATTGTATCAACATATCGGGGGTCAATACCAATGCCATTATCGTTTACAAAAAATGTCCAGTCACTGTTTGTCTCCTCTACACCGACTTCAACTACGGGTGGCCGTTTATCATTAAATTTGATGGCATTTCCTATGAGGTTTTGGAAGAGTTGAAAAAGTTGATTGGGATCTCCTGAAATTGTGGGCAAATGGCCGATGGATACAGATGCATTGTGTTTTTCGATTCGGGCGCTAAGGCCAATGGTTACTTCCTGAACAAGCTGATTACAATCTACAGGAACCATTTCATTTTCAACTGTTTTGATTTTGGAATAACGATAAATTGCGTCCAGAAGATTATGCATACGAAACGTCCCATCAACAGCAAATTTCATAAACTCAGTTTCTTCTTCATCCAACCTGTCGCCCAGCCTGGCCTTGAGAATCTGAAGGTAGTTACTTACCATTCTGAGGGATTCCTTCAGGTCATGTGAGGTGATATGAGCAAATTTCTCAAGAGATTCGTTGGATTTTTGAAGCTCATAGGTCCTTTCAGCAACTTTTTGTTCCAGCAACCGGTTGGCTTCAATCAACGCATTTTCGGCTAGTTGTTTTTCTACAATATGCTGGTGTTCCCGAAGCGCCCTTTCAACAATCCTTGGCATATTAGTGAGCGTCGATTCACTTTTTACGATATAATC
The DNA window shown above is from Bacteroidia bacterium and carries:
- a CDS encoding M4 family metallopeptidase, which translates into the protein MKFNPFLRTFTHLLFLLIPTFLLAQNMDPFSSKKKSQQIIPQTANPTGTIDSKNVQILSGATPHVNAANLTPFGHIAIPPVLTTRNQSLHQIEVSRDQETGMPVFIESTNPQSARASFSSDTQAEAAAKDYLEEIQSVLSIQSARDEFEIKSISKDQNITHVKLSQIFEGVPVYGAEIIVHFVSADKILLNGRYEPTPAITDVIPDITPAAAALIALQDVSAKANLVTLTEDQEKLLNYFGPETELVIYRTPGYIRSQRLAWHLTIRPNFIERYEYFVDAKTGAVLHAYDHTCSIGPVTGQANDLSGTSRTVNAFEYATNNFVLLNMAKSMYHGSSSNPQNGDGYIITADFNNTSTQNPSYNEITSGNKNSWNATAVSAHYNAGVAYDYFLNTFGRVSINGDSGDIVSFINVQDENGPMDNAFWNGAAMFYGNGNQAFTPLAKSLDVGGHEMTHGVVQSTANLEYQGQSGALNESFADVFAVLIDRDDWTLGETVVKTAVFPSGALRSMSDPHNGGSGLNSNGWQPKHMNELYTGTQDNGGVHINSGIPNHAFYLIATAIGKEKAEQIYYKTLKDWLTRSSKFVDLRVGVLNAANTVAGVTAADKTAISNAFDQVGIPGPGGSGGSGGGTNGQNYQYQLPINPGPDFIVSTDVNNGDPVELYISSTTGTNFQALSNTTPYSKISVTDDGSEGYFVGDDHHIYGLYLNAANPQQTKLTTSPEWDNVAISKDGSRLAAISNSIDTSIYVFNLAANPITGVKFRLYNPTFAQGVSTGDVLYADAIEWDYSGEYIMYDAYNEITNVSGTNLEYWDVSFIRAWNNATNNYGDGTVSKLFSNLDEGESVGNPVFSKNSAAVIAFDYFNTIDGTNYLLGANIETGDIGTIFQNDRLSYPSYSKADDKVIFNAQTNTGVEVVAVIGLAANKISSAGNATGLISDGKWGVWYAQGNRNINIAIEDELPVDGNIRLYPNPVVSNMNLEFDLKQPGVVRTEIMDLAGRIVSKSASERWTAGPVSLTLSLENHPAGAYFVRIWVDNAAKTLKVIKSE
- a CDS encoding ion transporter yields the protein MKSKLEHLFTHDRPVAMVISLNAVILFLLSFDLKPDLMLLLEALDAVFLFYFLMEAVTKISMSGWRQYISSGWNKFDLAILIMSIPSFLLLFESNFPNFSILFVFRVIRMVRFFKFIKFIPNIQELIAGVRRAFHASIFVLLAFFIYSFVISLVSCRMFQGIAPDQFGDPLISFYNIFKIFTIEGWYEVPEELIKNSNMSPIGVFFTKLYFITIVISGGLFGLSIVNAIFVEEMVRDNNDNMVLQIEEINRKLNLLLDQKNATPVLPQEPILPEMPPLAESADNGQ
- a CDS encoding acyl-CoA dehydrogenase family protein, producing the protein MNFELTEEHLMVQQMARDFAENELKPGVIDRDEKQYFPKELLNRMAELGLMGMMVNPQYGGGGMDTMSYVLALTEIAKWDASAAVILSVTNSLVAWGMEKFANEDQKQKYLTKIASGEHIGAFCLSEPEAGSDATQQRTTAIDKGDHYVLTGTKNWITNASIADTYLVMAHTDREKGHRGINCLIVEKGMEGFELGPKENKLGIRGSDTHSLNFNEVKVPKENRIGEDGFGFVFAMKTLNGGRIGIASQALGIATGAYELALAYSHIRKSFGTEIKNHQAIQFKLAEMATEIEAAKFLIWKAATEKDAGREYKVSAAMAKLYASKTAMFCADEAIQIHGGNGYVKEYHVERMLRDAKITQIYEGTSEIQKIVIARGLTK
- a CDS encoding putative metal-dependent hydrolase — protein: MSEDQLEHLRYPVGRFSRPGRLTPDQRKTMIQTIAETPARVRQLVQHLSDSQLDTPYRPEGWTIRQVVHHMADSHLNSYIRFKWTLTEDEPLIKTYNQKAWAEMPEAAHGPVSYSLTLLEGLHARWVAMLNQMTESDFETRLTHPEQGKIDLDHMLGLYEWHCRHHLAHIALVTF
- a CDS encoding ATP-binding protein, producing MTDSSKKILLVEDNPDHIELIRRAFQKWEHSVEFYIAHNISEVTENMYHQNSDIAIIDWLLPDGTGKDLLNGYFAESSIPVIILTSQGNEQIAVSSLKQGAMDYIVKSESTLTNMPRIVERALREHQHIVEKQLAENALIEANRLLEQKVAERTYELQKSNESLEKFAHITSHDLKESLRMVSNYLQILKARLGDRLDEEETEFMKFAVDGTFRMHNLLDAIYRYSKIKTVENEMVPVDCNQLVQEVTIGLSARIEKHNASVSIGHLPTISGDPNQLFQLFQNLIGNAIKFNDKRPPVVEVGVEETNSDWTFFVNDNGIGIDPRYVDTIFEMFKRLHSQDKYTGDGVGLAICQQIVDRHKGKIWAESQPGLGTTFFFTLPKG